The segment GAAACAATTCTTCTGGCGGAAGATGAGGATGCAATTCGTACCCTTGCGCGGACAGTTCTCACCCGTGCCGGCTACAGGGTAATCGAAGCAAAAGACGGACTCGAGGCCATTGAAATCTGTGAACATGAAAGAGATCCCTTCCATTTGATTGTTACGGACGTTGTGATGCCACGGATGAGCGGGCCGAAGGCAGTCGAACGAATCATGCAAATTCATCCTGGGATCAAAGTGATTTTCACATCCGGTTACGCGGATGACGCCACCTTGCGGCATGGAGTGTCAGGTCGTTCAGGGAATTTCCTGGCGAAACCATTCAAAGTTGAAACTCTATTGCAAAAAGTGCGCGAGGTATTGGATGAGAATGAAACCGTCTGATTGATGGCCCTGTTGTAGCGTTACCTCCGAAGATTATCCCACTCTATTGACACAAAGATAAAATACAGTGGATCATTCAAAACGCGGAGTATTACGTGAATAAACTAAAACTGGTCCCGCTCAGCAACTATGTTCAGTATTCAGAAGATGAGATGAAGCAGAAGATTGCTTCTTTTACGGCCTTGCTTCAAACGAGACGAACCGTTCGTGAATTCTCCAGCCGCCCGGTTCCAACGGAGGTTATCGCAGGTTGCATTCAAGCCGCAGCAACGGCGCCGAACGGCGCTAATATGCAGCCATGGCATTTTGTTGTGGTCCATGATCCCACGGTAAAAAAACAAATCCGGGAGGCGGCTGAAATTGAGGAGAGAGAGTTCTACGAAAAGCGAGCCCCTCAGGAATGGTTGGATGCTTTGGCTCCGCTTGGGACAAACGAAAACAAACCTTTCCTTGAAGAAGCACCTTGTTTGATCGTTGTGTTTGCTCAGGCTTATGGGGTTTTGCCTGATGGACGAAAAGTGAAAAATTATTACGTAACGGAATCAGTTGGAATCGCTACCGGAGTGTTGATTACAGCCGTTCACTACTCGGGTCTTGTATCTTTAACACATACTCCAAGCCCGATGGGGTTTTTGAATCAGATTCTCAATCGGCCATCACAGGAGCGTCCCTTCTTGATTCTTGTCGTTGGATATCCCGCCGAAAATGCGATGGTTCCTGATATTCAGAAAAAAACTTTCGCAGAGATCGCCACGTTCATATGATTTCCAGAGTTTTAGTCTGCTAAAACTGTGCTTTTCAACAGATGAGCCCTTCGTCCGAAGAGATTCTAAAAGCTGTCGATAAGACATTGCGCGATGTGATTGCACCGAATCTGAGAATACTCTTTTGCGGGATCAATCCCGGCCTGTATTCGGCCGCTGTGGGTCATAACTTCGCCAGGCCGGGAAACCGGTTTTGGCCGGCGCTTTTCGGCGCAAATTTCACAGACAGGCTTCTTGCTCCAGCGGAGGAGAAAATGCTACTTCAATATGATTGCGGAATCACAAATATCGTAAAGCGGGCGACAGCTTCGGCTGAAGAATTGCACAAAAAAGAATTAATCGCAGGAGCCAAAGAGGTCGTCAGAAAAGTCCTTCATTACAAGCCTGATTATCTGGCGGTGGTCGGCGTCACCGCCTATCGCGTAGCTTTTGCTGCACCCAAAGCAAAATTGGGGTTGCAGAAAGACAACATCGGAAAGACATTTGTTTGGGTTTTGCCAAATCCGAGCGGCATGAATGCGCACTATCAATTGCCCGATCTCATCCGGTGTTTCAAAGAATTGCGAGCGTATGCGTTTGTGAAGTGACTCTGCGAATAGGATAAGATTGAATCAGGCAGTCAATGCAAGGAAATTTAGATTGGTTCGCAGAGAAGAGATTCCTCTATGCGATAGCGATCCTTCTTAGTGTATTCGCGGGCATTGCCGCGGTATTGGTAGACCGGCCGATGCTTCTCCTTTCGGGGTCTCTCTATTTGCTACTTCTGGCCGTAGTACTTCTCCGATTACACTGGGGAATTTACGTTTTGCTGATTGCATCCATGCTAAGCATCATAGCAGTTGAAGTGGGACCGTTCACCGTGCGGCCTGATCAGCTGGTCACTCTCATCCTTGCTATGGTCCTTTTTGTTCTTGTAATTTCCGGAAAACGACCTTTGGTAACCACATCGCTCGACTGGTTCATCATCTCTTATTTGATGTTGAATGTTATTTCTTCCCTGGCCCACGCACCCGACTTGAGAACAAGCTTGCAAAGATGTCTCATGCTCACAATCACGATGGGCGCCTATTTTGTCGGTACGCAATTGATTCGAACACCGAAAATTCTGTCGAAGGTGATTTCGTTGTTGATTGTCTTTGGTGTTACGGAAGCGATTTATGGAATCCTCTCCGTCATTTTGCTCTCCAAAGGTGTTAACATTGGCGGGGCTTATATTACAACAGGTGATATTTACGCGACGGGGACATTTCTCGAAGGGAACATATTCGGAAGTTTCCAAATGATGATTGGTTTAATTCTCCTGAGTTTTCTCTTTACAGAGAATACCGGAGTTGGAAAAGGCTTGATTTTGATAGCCCTTGTTCTCGTTCTGGTTGCGTCTATGATGAGCTTTACGCGCGCAGCCTGGTTGGGGTTCTTTTTAGGTTCTCTATCTTATCTTGTTTTTAACCGGAAAAAGCTATTCCTGCTGATATCAAAGCATCTTGCTCCCATTTTGATTGGTTTTCTTTGTGTTTTGCTCGCCGGATACTTTTTGTCTGCATCTATAACGAGGGGATCCATGAGTTTGGTAGATCGCTATGCAGAGCGTGTGCAGAGAATATTGGACTATCGTTCCGGCACCGGATCGGCGCGCGTGGAAGCCTGGAGATATTCGATTCATTTCTGGAAACAGAATCCCATTCTTGGAAATGGGACCGACTCCATTAAGGTTCTTGCCAGTGGTAGTTCTATGCCAGTGTTTGGCGGAGATTACTGGATCCCCAATTCGATTATCCTGGCGCTGCACGACACCGGTGTCATAGGATTGCTTTCTTTTTGCGCGATCCAGATCGTATTTCTATGGAACCTTCGAAGCGCGGCGAAGAGGGCCTCCAGCCCGTACCATCGAGCACTACTGGAGGGCTTTTTTGCAGCTTTCATCGGCGCGCTTTTTGCCTACATTTTTACGAATGCATTCTGGCTTGTTTTCATCTGGGTGTTCATGGCAATCGGTATTTCCTGTTCCATCCTGGCTCCGAAAGTCTCCTTAGATTCTTCGTTCCAGTAAACCAAACAGATGCGCATTGGAATTGATGCACACTCAGCTGAACGGGACGGAACGGGGAATTGCACCTATATACAAAATCTGATTCTTCATCTGACGAAATTGGACACCAACAATCAATACGTTCTATTCGTAACGGACCGGAATCATTCTTTTTATAAGAACCTCGAAGACCGCAAGAACGTCGAAATGGTTCCAATCCGCCACTCCCCGGCATGGCTTAGAGTGTTTTTTTCACTTTGTCTGGCTACGAAGCGCAAGAAGATTGATGTGCTCCACGTGCAGTACTTTGCTCCCTTTCGTCACCGCGGAGTTTTGATTAACACAATTCACGACATAACACCCTTTCGATTCCCTGAATATTTCAGTCGTTTTGAGCGGTTGCTGTTCAGAATTCTTCTTCCCAGTTCGGCAAGAAGAGCCCGTTTGATTTTGACTTCTTCGGTGGTTTCCAAGGATGATTTGATCCGCCTGATGCAGCTGCCGAAAGACAAGATTCGTGTAGGTTACTTAGGAGTAGATCAAAACGTTTTTTCAAATCATCAAAAGGCGGACGACAATGGTGCCAGAAATCGTTATCCATTAAACGATAAATTCCTGCTGTATGTTGGTAGAATCGATCCCCGCAAGAATCTCACGCGTTTGATCCAGGCTTATACACATTTGCGAAGCAATAGCGCAATTGAGCACAAATTATTGATTGCCGGGAAAATCTATTTTAAGCCCGAGAGGCTTCATGAGGTATTAGAAGAGTGTAAATATCGTCACGATATTCATTTCTGCGGGTACGTCCCTGAAGAAGATCTACCGGTCCTCTATCGCGCTGCGGATCTTTTCATCTATACATCCGAATACGAAGGTTTTGGCCTGCCTCCGCTGGAAGCGATGGCATCGGGGACTCCGGTTGTTGCTTCCGACATTCCCATTTTCCGCGAAATTCTGGCGGATGCCGCACTTCTGGTAAATCCCGTCGATGTTCACTCAATCGTAGCCGGCATTGAGAGAGTACTGACAGATTTCGAGCTGAGGAAAAAGCTGACTGAGAAAGCAAAGAGTCACGTTCAAAAGTTTAATTGGAACAATACTGCCCTGATTACTCTTAGAAGTTACGAAGAGGCGATCAATCGGCCTTCATGAAAATCGCACTCCTGGGAACCCGCGGAATCCCCGCAAGCTACAGCGGATTTGAAACCTGTGTTGAACAGATGGGACAAAGATTCGTCAAACGCGGCCATCAAGTCACCGTGTATTGTAGATCGCATCATATTCAGTATCCGGAAAA is part of the bacterium genome and harbors:
- a CDS encoding nitroreductase family protein, whose protein sequence is MNKLKLVPLSNYVQYSEDEMKQKIASFTALLQTRRTVREFSSRPVPTEVIAGCIQAAATAPNGANMQPWHFVVVHDPTVKKQIREAAEIEEREFYEKRAPQEWLDALAPLGTNENKPFLEEAPCLIVVFAQAYGVLPDGRKVKNYYVTESVGIATGVLITAVHYSGLVSLTHTPSPMGFLNQILNRPSQERPFLILVVGYPAENAMVPDIQKKTFAEIATFI
- the mug gene encoding G/U mismatch-specific DNA glycosylase, which codes for MSPSSEEILKAVDKTLRDVIAPNLRILFCGINPGLYSAAVGHNFARPGNRFWPALFGANFTDRLLAPAEEKMLLQYDCGITNIVKRATASAEELHKKELIAGAKEVVRKVLHYKPDYLAVVGVTAYRVAFAAPKAKLGLQKDNIGKTFVWVLPNPSGMNAHYQLPDLIRCFKELRAYAFVK
- a CDS encoding O-antigen ligase family protein; protein product: MQGNLDWFAEKRFLYAIAILLSVFAGIAAVLVDRPMLLLSGSLYLLLLAVVLLRLHWGIYVLLIASMLSIIAVEVGPFTVRPDQLVTLILAMVLFVLVISGKRPLVTTSLDWFIISYLMLNVISSLAHAPDLRTSLQRCLMLTITMGAYFVGTQLIRTPKILSKVISLLIVFGVTEAIYGILSVILLSKGVNIGGAYITTGDIYATGTFLEGNIFGSFQMMIGLILLSFLFTENTGVGKGLILIALVLVLVASMMSFTRAAWLGFFLGSLSYLVFNRKKLFLLISKHLAPILIGFLCVLLAGYFLSASITRGSMSLVDRYAERVQRILDYRSGTGSARVEAWRYSIHFWKQNPILGNGTDSIKVLASGSSMPVFGGDYWIPNSIILALHDTGVIGLLSFCAIQIVFLWNLRSAAKRASSPYHRALLEGFFAAFIGALFAYIFTNAFWLVFIWVFMAIGISCSILAPKVSLDSSFQ
- a CDS encoding glycosyltransferase family 4 protein is translated as MRIGIDAHSAERDGTGNCTYIQNLILHLTKLDTNNQYVLFVTDRNHSFYKNLEDRKNVEMVPIRHSPAWLRVFFSLCLATKRKKIDVLHVQYFAPFRHRGVLINTIHDITPFRFPEYFSRFERLLFRILLPSSARRARLILTSSVVSKDDLIRLMQLPKDKIRVGYLGVDQNVFSNHQKADDNGARNRYPLNDKFLLYVGRIDPRKNLTRLIQAYTHLRSNSAIEHKLLIAGKIYFKPERLHEVLEECKYRHDIHFCGYVPEEDLPVLYRAADLFIYTSEYEGFGLPPLEAMASGTPVVASDIPIFREILADAALLVNPVDVHSIVAGIERVLTDFELRKKLTEKAKSHVQKFNWNNTALITLRSYEEAINRPS